AGCCACAGGTCGCGTTCGACGCCGGCCGCCGCCGCGTCCGCGCGGGTGAGGTAGAACACATCGTTGGCGCCGGACGTGATCCCGCGCCGCACCTGCGCGACGTCGCCGAGGCGTACGAGCCGATCGCCGGCCGCGTCGCGAAACGCGAACCACGCGTCGGGCGCGCGCAGCAGCGCCGCCCACTGCGCCGGGTCGCCGCCGGAGCGCACGTCGGCGACGCGGTCGAGGCGGTCGAGGTCGACGGCGGCGTCGGCGGTGGGCACGCGCAGGCGCGCCAGCCGAGTCAAAAACGGACCCGGCCCGCGCTGCAGCACGACGACGACCGCGTTGACCGCCGCGTCGGCGAACCAGCGCTCGCGCGGCGCGTCGACGATCGCGAGCACGCGGCCGTGGCGCGCGACCAACCGCCACAGCGCGTCGGCGTAGCCGGCGTCGACCAGCGCCGACGACAGCACGAGCGCCACGCGGCCGCCGGGGCGCGCGAGCCGCAGCGCGCGCGCGACGCACGCGCTCGCCAGGTCGCCGCGGCCGACGAGCCGATCGAGGTCGCGCGGCGACAGGTCGGGCCAGTCGGCGGCCAGCCGCGCGCGCACGCGCCGTTTGGGCGCGGCCGACAGCCGCTCTTGCCGCACGTACGGCGGGTTGCCGACGACGACGTCGTAGTCGCCGCCGCCGGCGGGCACGTCGAACAGATCGCCGCACTCGACCCGCGCGCCGGGCGCGAGTCCGCGCGCGGCCCCGGCGGCGTCGGGGTCGATCTCGATCCCGTGCAGGTCGGTGATCCCGAGCGCCGCGGCGCGCGCCAGGAACACGCCCTCCCCGCACGCCGGATCCAGCAGCCGCATCCCCGGCCGCGCGCCGGCCAGCGCGAGCGCCAGATCGGCCACCGCCGGCGGCGTGAACCACTGCCCCAGAGCGAGCCGCCGCGCATGTGCCGACACGGAGCCACGCTAGCAGC
Above is a genomic segment from Deltaproteobacteria bacterium containing:
- a CDS encoding class I SAM-dependent methyltransferase, with translation MSAHARRLALGQWFTPPAVADLALALAGARPGMRLLDPACGEGVFLARAAALGITDLHGIEIDPDAAGAARGLAPGARVECGDLFDVPAGGGDYDVVVGNPPYVRQERLSAAPKRRVRARLAADWPDLSPRDLDRLVGRGDLASACVARALRLARPGGRVALVLSSALVDAGYADALWRLVARHGRVLAIVDAPRERWFADAAVNAVVVVLQRGPGPFLTRLARLRVPTADAAVDLDRLDRVADVRSGGDPAQWAALLRAPDAWFAFRDAAGDRLVRLGDVAQVRRGITSGANDVFYLTRADAAAAGVERDLWLPLVKRPGDRIAIDPDATERVAIACPPDALDRYPGARRYFAARADAATRPTLRARSPWWALPARPARVFLTKAYHERFVQHLAPRPVVADQRVYALTPRPGVGVEALAAVLNSTYTALALESLGRASMGEGALEWTVADAASLPIVDPRRVGRAAVAALGALAARPVGPVAAEIDRADRAHLDEAVAPGLPRAALLADLVAAVARRTGRARAAGVDR